From Bradyrhizobium erythrophlei:
GAATTTCAGCATCGCGCCGAGCTTGCCGCCGGGATGGAAATTGGCGAACTCCAGCGCGGTGAAGCCGCGGCCTTCGAGCAGCGCGATCGCGAGCGCGTCGCCGATCGCGGCCTGCATCAGCGACGAGGTGGTCGGCGCCAGATTGTGCGGGCAGGCTTCGCGCGCCTTCGGCAGTTCCAGCACGATCTGCGCGGCTTCGCCGAGCGGAGAGGCCGCATTCGACGTCACGGCGATCATCGGAATGGCAAAGCGTCTGGAATAATTGACGAGGTTTTTCATTTCCGGCTGCTCGCCGGACCACGACAGCGCGATGATGACGTCGTCCTGGGTGATCATGCCGAGATCGCCATGGCTGGCCTCGGCGGCGTGGACGAAAAAGGCGGGGGTGCCGGTGGAGGCCAGCGTCGCCGCGATCTTGCGCGCCACATGGCCCGACTTGCCGAGCCCGGTGACGATGACGCGGCCCTTGGCCTTGCGAATGAGGTCGACGGCGGCGGCAAAGGCCGGCCCGAGCGGGCCCTGCAGGGCGGCAGCGATGGCGCTGACGCCACTGACCCCGGCATCGAGCGTGCGCAGGGCCGATTGAACGGCGGCGTTCGCGTCTGTCCCGGATGATTGTGCCATCAGCGGTTTCGAATGAGCCATGTCGGGTTCCGAAGGGGGCGGGGAAGGTGATGTTCGCCGCGGGCCTCTCCTTAGCACAGCCGATTCCGCGATGCGACGCGCGAGGGCAGCTCTCAACGGCTCATTAACCATAATTGTTTTAACTCCATTAACGACGTTTTCCGCACAGGCGTGGAACCGTGTCGGGAAGCGTATGATTTCGCTGGGGTATTTTTCATCGTGATATCGGGTCCAGCAAGGGGCCGCCGCAGGCGAGCAACGCTTTTGCGCGCGCTTTTGCCATGCCTTGCGCTGATCGCTCTGGACGCGCCTCCGGCGCAGGCCCAGACGGTCACCTCGGACCTGTTCCGCCCGGAGCGCGACGGCTTTGTCCGGCCGCAGGATTCGCCGCTGCGCCGGGTCGCCGACAAGACCGGTGACAGCACTGGCGATCCCGCTAATCCCGATGCGGGACTGCGCGACAAGGACAAGCCCGCGCCGTCGCGGATCGGCCAGGTTCCGACCTATGGCCTGCCAGCCGCCAATGGTGCCTCCGCGACCGGATTCGATTCGCTCAATCGCACGCGCAAGAAGCCGGCCCTCTATCCCGGCCAGCCCAAGCCGAAACCCGCTGCCGGCCCCGGCAGCCCGGCGCCGGCGGCGTCGAGCGCACTGCCGATCACCAACGGCAGGATCCGGCTGTCGATCCCGCCGTCGGAGACCGCGAACAAGACGCCAATCCCGCCCGCGATGGCCGGCACGGTGGCGGGCC
This genomic window contains:
- a CDS encoding KpsF/GutQ family sugar-phosphate isomerase: MAHSKPLMAQSSGTDANAAVQSALRTLDAGVSGVSAIAAALQGPLGPAFAAAVDLIRKAKGRVIVTGLGKSGHVARKIAATLASTGTPAFFVHAAEASHGDLGMITQDDVIIALSWSGEQPEMKNLVNYSRRFAIPMIAVTSNAASPLGEAAQIVLELPKAREACPHNLAPTTSSLMQAAIGDALAIALLEGRGFTALEFANFHPGGKLGAMLKFVRDIMHTGEAIPLKPLGTKMSDALVEMSAKGFGCVCIVDNSGDITGIITDGDLRRHMRPDLMTALVDEVMTKNPKTIAPGMLASEIMRESVDASRPAVSVLIVAEGKKPIGIVHVHDVLKAGVA